The genomic segment aaaatcagTGGAATCGACACTGAACCTAACTGAATAATGGCTTCAGAAAGAGTGTTTTTAATGAAACCATTTTTTTGGAATAATTCATGTTGCAATTTTGGGATTGCAGCAATTATCACAGAAATCATCATGGCGTATAAAGGTGGATTTAAGTAGCTGGTTATTTTTCCAAAAACTTTTACAATCCATGACTTTGTTTGGTTATTTAGTTGAGAAATGTTATTAGCAAGGGCACCCgtatcattttcatcgCCATCGTAtgtttcatcatcatcatcatttagACTGACAAAGCTCAAGTCTTGTTGAGTTAAAGATTCATGTAATATAGTACTGTTGGTCCTTTCAATGTATGCTTCAATTTGTGATTGTGGCATATGTTGATGATTCTCTCCGGACCATCTCATTAATTTGTTATAACCCCAACTCCATCTAAGGACCTGTCCAATTTGTTGgaaaattaacaaatataaaataccTCTTGAGGCTACATTATTTCTTGTGTCGTTAGGTATATCATCCCACGTCAAGTTAGGCAACGTGTAAGCTAATGATAAGGTCAACGAAACAGGTAAAGAGTTACTATTAccaaatattgaattcGCTATCACAAAATTTGTCTCATCTTTATCTAAAGAGAAAAATTTGGAGATCAAATAACCTGACAGAAACGAAATACCAGTCGAAACTGTGTAAAAAATAGGAATAATTCCCAATTCAACAATCTTAGCCAACGATAAATGTCTTGCTAGCTTACTAAAAATCAAACAAGGAGTGAATAAATCGACATTCAATGAGGACACGATCTTTTGTGCATTTTTAGGCAGTAAACCCATATAAGCACTCCAAAATCCAGctaatgaaattataaCAACCTGTAAAACTGATTGAAACACTGAATAAGCAATTtcagaaaatgaaatattattaacataTTCCAACATATTTagcaaatgaaaaattatatatatatattactaGCTATGgtgattttttttattctctGAAGGATGTAATAACTAATAACTAGTACCGGTAACACTGATTATACATACGATGCCATTAGTTCCCAAATATTGCAGGAATCAGAAAGaaactttaatttataagttcaaattttatattcacctttatataatgttactaaattttatatcaaAGGGACAAAAATTACCGTTCGAACAACCAAAAAGGGTAAAACCTTGAAAAGAAATGGCAAAAACGTTTTTTAAGCCTCATCGATGACTATAGTGTTGATGTCAAGGAAGTACCAAGATTTTTAAATGTGTATGattgttaaattaataatcgTTGGTATGTTTTCGAAGCAGGGATCATAGACATTTTTAAGCCCTGTGTTTTTATCATTACACGTATATGCTGGTGATGAAAACCTTCCGATGATACAAAAACCTGGGATATCGATGCTTTGCACTGCCGCTTTCGATTTTCCAGATACGTTTAGAGATGTTCTGGTTTCCATCGTGATATGCCGTTAGTGGGATGAGTGTTCTAAGCCTTTAAAGAGTATTATAACTGCATTGTTCTTTGTAACGGTCACCCACGAGTAGAATATTGTTGAAACTAAATAACGActatacatacatatatatatcgaCATTTGCGTTATTTTTCAAGTTCACCATCTTATACTACTCTGAGCTACTCTTGACATGGCGTCATAATGCATGTTCTGATAGTTTGCTTACCATGTTTGCTGATCGTCAAATTGACGTCTCATTGCAATTAGGATCCGATATTGAACACAAAACAACGACCAAGTAGTAGGAAGGATCTCATCCATAACTCAAAGTATTAAGATAAACCACATTCCTTGATCATTTGCCACAAACGAAAGGCTCTTGTATCTTCAAGACAGTTCTTATATCTTATGTTCTCTATTCACTATTGCtactttattttcataGGGTTTTCGGTTATTAATTTTCTAACATAGCTAAGAATTCAAACTGAAAAATAGTTAACAGGTATACATTAACTTTGTAATTAGTTTCTGTTATCTGGTTAAAACAATACAATCAAGTATACATATGCCTATACTTGCCAATTGATTAAGTATTTGAGGTACAATTTGTTTTCTAGTGATCAATTAACTTGAACGTAGTGATAACAGTGTCATCCGTGCAACATGCTAGCAGAcatattgtttattttctatGTTTATTTAGTTCAACTTGTTTATTGTCAAGATGCAGTTGACCTTGATACTGTAGATCTCAGGTGTGATTATGATGCCTTTGAAGTTGCTTTGAGAGAGATCAAGTATGATAAAGAAGCTTCAACTATGTATAATGTATTActagaaaatattcaaaaatgtaatgctgaaaaatattcaaatgaatatgtgaaaaaaataaaattaatcaatGAATTGTTATACAAACATGGTTTATTAGAATTATCAAATGGACAGGagttaaaatcattaagaAAGTTCcaagaaataataaataattacaGCGACATCAACGACACAACTGAATCCTTAAGGGAAAGTGACCCATATTTTACTCTGGCCAAAGAaagatattcaaatattaactCCTTATTTGGTAATTGGGAGTCAATTGATGCGTTATTTAGCTTAAATACAAAGAGGGAAGATAGGAATTTAAAAGACCAATCGAAAATAAAAGAACTAACTTATAAAAATCTGCTGAATGAAgtagaaaataatttgagTCAACAAAATGAACAGCGTAATTCGGAAAAGATAGATCAATTATTCAATGAACTATTCCAAATCTCTccatttaatataaaatcaaGATATTTACATATCAATTACCTTTTAGCGGAGTTGGGGGAGTCTATCGATGATTTGTCAATATCATAcgatttaattaaatcatatcaaataattattgaaaaaaatagttTAAGTTTGTCTTTAAATGAAAGAAGAGATATTAGATTAAATATAGCTATCATTCAAACTTTTTTACTTGGTGTTGACTCTTCACGCACAATAAAATCTTGTCTGCAATTAGACATGGACTTTCAACCATGTAAAATGATATTCAGCTTACAATCCAAAATCAACAAGATCAACCCACACAGATCTTTACTTTTAGATTCTGATGAATACAAAAGCGGTTCATACAACGACAATAGCAACATTAACTGGAAtcaaattatcaaattgtatttattgGACAAAAAGCCAGtcataaaattaaataatgagGAGAAAAAAGAGtttgaaaacaattataaattaatcCAGAAAATTTCAAAGGTAATGCTAATAATactttttgaaaatacaaatatCGACGTACTAAATTCAGACAAGTTTAATGATgttgaattaattaaatatattgatgCTCTTTTATGTCAAAGTTCGACGGAGGACCCCgattacaaaaaattaacGAATCCATATTGTAAAAAAGCTCTTAAGAATGTAATGACAAAATCTCAATGGACTAATTTTGgtaaaactttaaaaaattatgaacCATTTCCAATTGATGAGttaagaaatatttggaaTAACTATCCCCATTTAGCAATCCATGCTATAGAAGTAATTCTAAAGAAGTTGGACAATGATaagtttaaaaaatatggtGAATTAAgagatgaattgaaaagattTTTTGACGAAATTGGTGCTCGTGAAGCCaataatcaatttattaaaaaacaatatgaAAATTTCGAAgaacttcaaaaaaatatgtatCAAAATGCTCATAATCAACAGCAAAGACAATATCAACATCAGTATCAACAGcagcaacaacagcaacaacagcaTCAACCACCTCCTCAACATGGTGAATTTGGAAACAAAGACTTCTATAAAGTACTAAGTATTCCTACTAGTGCTACAGACAAAGAAATACGAAAGGCATATTTACTGCTGACGAAAAAGTACCATCCTGATAAACAAGGTCAGCTATCTCCCAAACAACAAGCGAAAAACCATGCTAAAATGATTGCTATTAATGAAGCTTATGAAATTCTGAgtgatgaaaataaacGTAGAGACTATGACAATTCTAGAGGAGGAAGTAGAAACCCATCCCAAGGTAGGCCAGGAGGTCCAGGAGGTCCAGGTGGCCAAGGTAATCCATTTGATTTCGGAAATAATTTCAACTTTAATTTTAGATTTTAGTCATGATTAATATTAACCATATAGTACAGATTTATAGAAATTTACGTAATTGTATATCGCGTacttattaaattaataaagtttAGCAATTTCAAAGATAAAAACGTTTTTGGtagaatttattttcatggtaaatagataatttaactcagtaaagaaattataaaaacatCCATTTGAATTTGGTCGAGGTTATACAATCTAATAAACCAATTGATTACCCTTGTATTTGAATCCTTGTCCAACAGCCCTGTGCATTTTATATTCGTTAGCAGATGGCTCGTGGTGCTTGGCTTCCTTGGTGGATTGCTTGTGGTGTTTGTCCTCCTTGGTGGATGGCTTGCGGTGTTTGTCCTCCTTGATGGATGGCTCGTGGTGCTTGGCTTCTTTGGTGGATGGCTTGTGGTGCTTGGCTTCTTTGGTGGATGGCTTGTGGTGCTTGTCCTCCTTGGCGGATGGCTCTTGATGTTTATTGCATTTCTTTTTGGTTTTAACTACATCATCAGCTATCAAAGTCGAATTTTCTCTAACTGGAAATCCTTCCAAAGAGTTAGCATATGTGGCAACTGAATGAGCAATCAATTTGGTGTTGACTAAGAAAGCATCCCAGGCTAAGTTTGAAACGTCATCACATAACAAATGATAACATTTGTCTAAAACACCCCCATTGAAAACATTATCCTTTTCAGCACCAGCAGCAATACCACCAGCAGGAATACCGTTGTTAATGAAACCGACATAATCGGATCTGCCATCAAATGGAATTAGAGTATAGTTTAGATTATGAGATTTGTAATAGTCAATGTATAGATCTCTCAATTCTTCAGAACCCTTTGGATTGTCGATGTTGTTAGCGTCGTAAACTTCGTATTCATAGTTTGGAGAAGCCATCATGTCATAATCCATAAACATTCTGATCTTACTGTTTTCTTTTGGACACAAATGGTCGGCATAGTAATTCGAGCCAAGTAaaccttcttcttcagcaGACCACCAAGCAAAACGTACTTTGTTAGTTATCTTGAAATGAGTTAATTGCTTGGCAACggttaataatgaaatggTACCAGAACCATCATCATTGATACCTGGACCTTCTTCAACCGAGTCAGAGTGGGCACCTAAACCAATGATATTGTTTGGGTCACCTCTCTTAGTGTCAGCTATGACGTTGACGGTTCTAATGTTTTTAACATAAGAGTCCATGGCAAAGTTTAGAGTATAATTCGAATCGTTTTCAATCGAAGTGATCAATAGTTGACCAGTTTGGTAAGTAACACCAATAGTAGAAACTGTGTGTTTCTTTGGTTTTTCTAAAGTTGCATGTAAACCAGTGGATTGTGGATCGTTGTCAAATATAACAGCAGCTTCAAAGCCGAACTTACCAGCAAGTTCACTCTTTGTACCAAATGAACATTGGCCTCTTTCAATCAAAGCTATtaacttttcttttttttcatgTTTATTGTGTTTATTATGtttctttgatttcttACCAGTAGATTTTTTGGATTGCTTATCTTTTTTATCGGAACGTTTTTCGAAGTAGATAGAgtcttctttttcatttgaaGAGTTTTCAGCATTCAAAGCTTGTAGAGCAACCTTATAATCTTCTTCGTTACAACCTAAGTTTGCAATATGAACAACTCTACCTGTGAAAGGCTTAACAGGAGGAGATAAACTCAAAGCGGTTGAATTAATGAAAGGTTCACCAGTTACACCGTCAGTCAagttaaatgaattaatcTTACCACTCAAAGCGTCAAAATGCTGCAAAGAGACATCATAATAGTCTTTCATTTGATCGAATTGCTTCAAAATGTATTTAATTGTCTTTCTATGCCCTTTTGAACCAATGACTCTGGTTGGGTGACCATAGTGCTTTTCAGAAGCCTCAGCAATATGATACAAATCCCAAGCAGTAGCATTCAAATCATCAATAGAAATAGACTCTTGGAGTTTGTTTGAGTCCACTTGTGGTTTTAAGAAATAAGGGATATGAGGTAGGATATTGGAGAATAACGAAGGTGGATTAGAATCTGGCTTGTGATTCTGGTCTAACAGCGCATCCCTAGTTTTGTCCAGTTGGAATGCCTCTTGAACTATTTCAGGTAATACATAACCACTCGAGATACTGGCAGATAGTGCAAATAATGCACCCGTCTTAAGTAACATCTTAgttataatgaaaatatattgttattgtaCTGTGATCTTTactttcttcaaatttccCCATCAACTCTAAATTGAAgcaaaaataaacaaacaaatatcccccatatatatataaatatatatgtttttaataacaaGGATTAAGTTGTTCCAATGTTCAGATAACGAACGAGATCTGGAGTCTTATGTTTCGTCCAATACTCACTTCCAATCTGTGTCTACCTCATGTTGCACCCAGTTTCGCTACTGTTGTTTGATTGGGAAATCGAAAGCTTTTTgcttttttttcttttttccCTTTTTCGGACAGCACCGGGTCTGCCAAGCTGAAAGTCTCATTTACAGATACATCAGTTATCCACAAAAGACTCAGCCTCGAGACAGCTATGTGTCCAATACATACTGGAATTGAAACGCCAAGAGTTGTTGAGAACACTTCGCTGCGATACGATGTGATACAGGCTGAGTCCTTGGAATTGTAATTGTTTGTTGTTCCATGTTTCGCAGTAGTTACGTCCGTGCACTCAAAAGTTCGTGAAAATGCCAGTTGTCGTGATTAAATATGCTTTATTGTCTTCAACATACAATTCTGGGAGCCAACGTAAATAATCAGACCTGAGGAGACTGATGCTGTTGTCTTATGATTATCTGTCTAAGAAATAGAAATACGTAAACTATTGTTATCTCAAATAGATTATAGTCTCCATGCCGTCGAAAATAACCGTAGCTGCGCTTAGTCAGGTATTCCTTAAAATAACAAACGTATTTCAATTTTCGGTAGTTGTCAGCAACATCCTAGATGCTCATGTTTATGTCTTGGCTTTGCGATTGTGTCTCATTTGCATTTGCAGATGCGTGTACTTCCCTTAACTTATCCATAATATCAGCTATGAATGGTCTCAATTCATTAATCTCCATTAAAGACAAATTATCTAGTTGCAAATGAGACTCATTCAGTTGCTCAAGACCCTTCATGACCTTCAATTGTCTTATTTCCCTGAGATCTTGAATTTTGGTACGTAGCTCGTGAATGGGGTCATTGAAGTCATCAGCTGCCttcttaaataatatattggaTAGAACTAGCCAATCCCACGGCATGGGACTGAACCTATCATGATAGCTCTCCTCATATCGTATCTTGTTTGACAACTCCTTGACCGTAAGCCATGATGGGGCTATGATGCtacatttattttgttgCTTTAACAATAAAGCCACCCACAGTGCAACTTCAGTAGTTTGCATGGCTACCATATTGTTCAAGTTGTTTTCATCACTAGTAATTAGTTTCCATCTAGTTTTATTGGTGTCCCCATTGCCGCTCAGGTTTCGATAATTTCTCACAGTTTGGCGTGTCGTAATACGAGGAAATATcttgatattttcattcTCGACAATGAATTGAATCTCATCCGGTGAAAAGGTTTCCTGCAAATGTGGTGGTAAACTCATCTTAAAAAGTTAGGTATTTGTTTCGTGTACGCGGTTATATCAAGTCAATATATGGACTTTAAATTGTGATGAGTAGGCTTGTCTAAACTATAgtcaaaaaaaagattgtTGACTAAACTCATATCATTGATTTATATccttatatttatatctcATACCTATTTACATATCATAATCGtctttttaaaataatgttaaaaGTGTTTCTCGAATTCTATATTTGGTGTTTCTTTGATCAAGTATCAAAACCCGCCTACTATAAATTTCCgagatttttcaatatacaAATTTGTGAAGAGTTGA from the Tetrapisispora phaffii CBS 4417 chromosome 9, complete genome genome contains:
- the TPHA0I01100 gene encoding uncharacterized protein (similar to Saccharomyces cerevisiae YBR287W; ancestral locus Anc_1.296) yields the protein MLEYVNNISFSEIAYSVFQSVLQVVIISLAGFWSAYMGLLPKNAQKIVSSLNVDLFTPCLIFSKLARHLSLAKIVELGIIPIFYTVSTGISFLSGYLISKFFSLDKDETNFVIANSIFGNSNSLPVSLTLSLAYTLPNLTWDDIPNDTRNNVASRGILYLLIFQQIGQVLRWSWGYNKLMRWSGENHQHMPQSQIEAYIERTNSTILHESLTQQDLSFVSLNDDDDETYDGDENDTGALANNISQLNNQTKSWIVKVFGKITSYLNPPLYAMMISVIIAAIPKLQHELFQKNGFIKNTLSEAIIQLGSVSIPLILIVLGSNLYPNIETFPKTYNHNKLVIGSIIGRMILPSMILLPIITLAVKYINKSILDDPIFLIVGFLLTVSPPAIQLTQITQLNEFFEAEMASILFWGYVVLSLPVSIIVISGAIYVLQWANA
- the JEM1 gene encoding Jem1p (similar to Saccharomyces cerevisiae JEM1 (YJL073W); ancestral locus Anc_1.297) codes for the protein MLADILFIFYVYLVQLVYCQDAVDLDTVDLRCDYDAFEVALREIKYDKEASTMYNVLLENIQKCNAEKYSNEYVKKIKLINELLYKHGLLELSNGQELKSLRKFQEIINNYSDINDTTESLRESDPYFTLAKERYSNINSLFGNWESIDALFSLNTKREDRNLKDQSKIKELTYKNLLNEVENNLSQQNEQRNSEKIDQLFNELFQISPFNIKSRYLHINYLLAELGESIDDLSISYDLIKSYQIIIEKNSLSLSLNERRDIRLNIAIIQTFLLGVDSSRTIKSCLQLDMDFQPCKMIFSLQSKINKINPHRSLLLDSDEYKSGSYNDNSNINWNQIIKLYLLDKKPVIKLNNEEKKEFENNYKLIQKISKVMLIILFENTNIDVLNSDKFNDVELIKYIDALLCQSSTEDPDYKKLTNPYCKKALKNVMTKSQWTNFGKTLKNYEPFPIDELRNIWNNYPHLAIHAIEVILKKLDNDKFKKYGELRDELKRFFDEIGAREANNQFIKKQYENFEELQKNMYQNAHNQQQRQYQHQYQQQQQQQQQHQPPPQHGEFGNKDFYKVLSIPTSATDKEIRKAYLLLTKKYHPDKQGQLSPKQQAKNHAKMIAINEAYEILSDENKRRDYDNSRGGSRNPSQGRPGGPGGPGGQGNPFDFGNNFNFNFRF
- the APE3 gene encoding aminopeptidase Y (similar to Saccharomyces cerevisiae APE3 (YBR286W); ancestral locus Anc_1.298), whose protein sequence is MLLKTGALFALSASISSGYVLPEIVQEAFQLDKTRDALLDQNHKPDSNPPSLFSNILPHIPYFLKPQVDSNKLQESISIDDLNATAWDLYHIAEASEKHYGHPTRVIGSKGHRKTIKYILKQFDQMKDYYDVSLQHFDALSGKINSFNLTDGVTGEPFINSTALSLSPPVKPFTGRVVHIANLGCNEEDYKVALQALNAENSSNEKEDSIYFEKRSDKKDKQSKKSTGKKSKKHNKHNKHEKKEKLIALIERGQCSFGTKSELAGKFGFEAAVIFDNDPQSTGLHATLEKPKKHTVSTIGVTYQTGQLLITSIENDSNYTLNFAMDSYVKNIRTVNVIADTKRGDPNNIIGLGAHSDSVEEGPGINDDGSGTISLLTVAKQLTHFKITNKVRFAWWSAEEEGLLGSNYYADHLCPKENSKIRMFMDYDMMASPNYEYEVYDANNIDNPKGSEELRDLYIDYYKSHNLNYTLIPFDGRSDYVGFINNGIPAGGIAAGAEKDNVFNGGVLDKCYHLLCDDVSNLAWDAFLVNTKLIAHSVATYANSLEGFPVRENSTLIADDVVKTKKKCNKHQEPSAKEDKHHKPSTKEAKHHKPSTKEAKHHEPSIKEDKHRKPSTKEDKHHKQSTKEAKHHEPSANEYKMHRAVGQGFKYKGNQLVY
- the PSF2 gene encoding DNA replication protein PSF2 (similar to Saccharomyces cerevisiae PSF2 (YJL072C); ancestral locus Anc_1.300), translated to MSLPPHLQETFSPDEIQFIVENENIKIFPRITTRQTVRNYRNLSGNGDTNKTRWKLITSDENNLNNMVAMQTTEVALWVALLLKQQNKCSIIAPSWLTVKELSNKIRYEESYHDRFSPMPWDWLVLSNILFKKAADDFNDPIHELRTKIQDLREIRQLKVMKGLEQLNESHLQLDNLSLMEINELRPFIADIMDKLREVHASANANETQSQSQDINMSI